A genome region from Littorina saxatilis isolate snail1 linkage group LG16, US_GU_Lsax_2.0, whole genome shotgun sequence includes the following:
- the LOC138950446 gene encoding uncharacterized protein yields MYMHSFCSSSLPDYQLINQLKKAGLDTQVKDIVKVLDEWRGPNHGKVWISDTLPADLNLTLIDEDYPAVNTLQAFFIGENLPSFVLTLFNLQNNDGGPDLEEHIHDYTVATLQELNESLLDFCHDRFTILPCTLDMQNFSVESLEQKLKLREEECEEFYDGPIELNRKVFNMVTRAAVLLQGISRVPYDIPLTLLANDKDGEFFILLDREWRSVVHLLIECFTHAEFNPSSIQIPPKSTVKMQVALLEAARRLERSNMVTSKSFNNEINRCVEQLSNQQNCTLQVEVDKKSGRSFAISLQFSVLLKEEDTAAVASSTSQNLTPVKEARTRDFINSALTDDEPGPLLPEQGSASTETRKEMITINMSQADEIGWARSIIIFGIPEDGKKNTKGKIEEVSANCQNDVLESLNDKLGLDLQTRDVKKVCRLGENRPRRKKSNGHGPRPILILFASEGKRDAVFKRRSMLDGSGFRIEEYLPYDKLCLLRKAQRNPNCKDAWSEDKKIYMVTEIRSSSDLPDMITKVQTGDVTHKYDKKGEQLDDQKTKLTKSQEESQSSTANRNSRHRIERIPESKQNMTGRKQLRCGTTLPFLKRAIIQSLGLQAVGPSGLQ; encoded by the exons ATGTACATgcacagtttttgctcttcttcGTTGCCAGATTACCAACTCATCAACCAACTGAAAAAAGCCGGCTTGGACACGCAAGTAAAAGACATCGTGAAAGTCCTGGATGAATGGCGGGGACCTAACCACGGAAAAGTGTGGATATCAGACACACTTCCGGCTGACCTGAACTTGACCTTGATAGATGAAGATTATCCTGCTGTGAACACCTTGCAGGCTTTCTTCATCGGGGAGAACTTGCCATCCTTCGTCCTCACCTTGTTCAACCTGCAAAATAACGACGGAGGCCCTGACCTGGAGGAACACATTCATGATTACACAGTTGCAACACTTCAGGAGCTGAACGAGTCCCTGTTAGACTTTTGCCACGACAGATTTACAATTCTGCCCTGCACTTTGGACATGCAGAACTTCAGTGTTGAATCTTTGGAACAAAAGCTGAAGCTAAGAGAAGAAGAATGTGAGGAGTTCTACGACGGGCCAATCGAGCTTAACAGGAAGGTTTTCAACATGGTGACACGAGCAGCTGTGCTCCTGCAAGGAATTTCCCGTGTACCTTACGACATCCCGTTAACACTCCTG GCCAATGACAAGGATGGAGAGTTCTTCATTCTTCTTGACCGAGAATGGCGGAGTGTTGTCCATCTGCTGATTGAGTGTTTTACTCACGCCGAATTCAATCCGAGTTCAATCCAAATCCCTCCCAAATCGACAGTGAAGATGCAAGTCGCACTTTTGGAGGCTGCTCGGCGATTAGAACGGAGTAACATGGTCACCAGCAAATCCTTCAACAACGAGATCAACCGCTGTGTTGA ACAACTGAGCAACCAACAGAACTGTACACTGCAGGTGGAAGTCGATAAGAAGTCCGGTCGTTCATTTGCTATATCTTTGCAATTCTCAGTATTGCTCAAAGAAGAAG ACACTGCAGCTGTAGCATCTTCCACCAGCCAAAACCTTACACCAGTGAAGGAAGCCAGAACTAGAGACTTCATCAACAGCGCGTTGACCGACGATGAACCAG GGCCACTTTTGCCCGAGCAAGGCTCCGCATCGACGGAGACACGAAAAGAAATGATCACTATAAACATGAGTCAAGCAGACGAAATCGGTTGGGCAAGAAGCATCATAATCTTTGGCATTCCAGAAGACGGCaagaaaaacacaaaaggaAAGATTGAGGAAGTGTCAGCTAATTGTCAGAATGACGTGCTGGAGTCCCTCAACGATAAGCTTGGTCTGGATTTGCAAACACGTGACGTCAAGAAAGTCTGCCGACTTGGGGAGAACCGCCcccgaagaaaaaaaagcaacgGTCATGGACCGCGGCCCATACTCATCCTCTTCGCATCGGAAGGAAAGAGAGATGCAGTTTTTAAACGTCGCAGCATGCTTGATGGCTCAGGCTTTAGGATTGAAGAGTACCTTCCatatgataaactttgtctgctCCGTAAGGCTCAAAGAAACCCAAACTGCAAAGATGCATGGAGTGAGGATAAAAAAATTTACATGGTAACGGAGATCAGGTCGTCATCAGACCTGCCGGACATGATTACCAAGGTTCAAACAGGTGATGTCACTCATAAATACGACAAAAAAGGTGAACAACTGGATGACCAGAAAACCAAGTTGACAAAAAGTCAAGAAGAAAGCCAGTCGTCTACCGCCAACAGAAACAGTCGACATCGCATCGAGCGGATACCCGAGTCAAAGCAAAATATGACTGGACGAAAGCAATTAAGGTGCGGAACAACCTTGCCGTTTCTTAAGCGGGCCATCATCCAAAGCCTGGGCCTCCAGGCAGTCGGACCGTCGGGTCTGCAGTAG